The following coding sequences lie in one Haemorhous mexicanus isolate bHaeMex1 chromosome 10, bHaeMex1.pri, whole genome shotgun sequence genomic window:
- the DIPK2A gene encoding divergent protein kinase domain 2A, translating to MLRLVSLKLGRLYRYVKLAVLGSLAAALVLNTHSLLASLQRNELSERRFLQLNKCPACWGTSWCRKFLNGQLRLESWGRLRLLDFFNVKNVYFARYGEPREGSRRVVLKRLGSAQELADIDTKICRRATGRGRCDLLQALPATEFASLNGDVRLLTPGAVEGWSDLVHCPSQRLLDRLVRRYAETKDSGSFLLRNLKDSERMQLLITLAFNPEPLVLQSFPSDEGWPFAKYLGACGRMVAVNYVGEELWSYFNAPWEKRVDLAWQLMEIAEQLTNNDFEFALYLLDVSFDNFAVGPRDGKVIIVDAENVLVADKRLIRQNKPENWDVWYESKFDDCDKEACLSFSKEILCARVTVDHNYYAICQNLLSRHATWRGTSGGLLHHPPAEIAKEGRLEALLDECANPKKRYGRFQAAKELREYLAQLSNNVR from the exons ATGCTGCGGCTGGTGTCGCTGAAGTTGGGGCGGCTGTACCGCTACGTGAAGCTGGCggtgctgggcagcctggcGGCGGCGCTGGTGCTGAACACGCACTCGCTGCTGGCCTCGCTGCAGCGCAACGAGCTGTCGGAGCGGCGCTTTCTGCAGCTCAATAAGTGCCCGGCCTGCTGGGGCACCAGCTGGTGCCGCAAGTTCCTCAACGGGCAGCTGcggctggagagctggggccGCCTGCGCCTGCTGGACTTCTTCAACGTGAAGAACGTGTACTTCGCGCGGTACGGGGAGCCCCGCGAGGGCTCCCGCCGCGTCGTGCTGAAGCGCCTGGGCTCGGCGCAGGAGCTCGCCGACATCGACACCAAGATCTGCCGCCGCGCCACCGGCAGGGGCCGCTGCGACCTGCTGCAGGCGCTGCCCGCCACCGAGTTCGCCAGCCTGAACGGCGACGTGCGGCTGCTCACCCCCGGCGCCGTGGAGGGCTGGTCCGACCTGGTGCACTGCCCCTCGCAGCGCCTGCTCGACCGCCTGGTGCGCCGCTACGCCGAGACCAAGGACTCGGGCAGCTTCCTGCTGCGCAACCTGAAGGACTCGGAGCGCATGCAGCTGCTCATCACCCTCGCCTTCAACCCCGAGCCGCTGGTGCTGCAG aGCTTTCCATCTGATGAGGGTTGGCCATTTGCAAAGTACTTGGGAGCATGTGGAAGGATGGTGGCTGTCAACTACGTGGGAGAAGAGCTGTGGAGTTACTTCAATGCACCGTGGGAGAAACGAGTGGATCTGGCCTGGCAATTAATGGAAATAGCTGAGCAGCTGACAAATAATGACTTTGAATTTGCACTCTACCTCCTTGATGTCAGCTTTGACAACTTTGCAGTGGGACCAAGAGATGGGAAAGTTATCATTGTAGATGCAGAAAATGTTCTGGTGGCAGACAAAAGGTTGATCAGACAGA ATAAACCTGAGAACTGGGACGTGTGGTACGAGAGCAAGTTTGACGACTGTGATAAAGAAGCTTGTCTGTCCTTCTCCAAGGAGATCCTTTGTGCTCGTGTCACTGTGGACCACAACTACTATGCCATTTGTCAGAACCTTTTGTCCAGACATGCCACGTGGCGGGGCACCTCGGGGGGGCTCCTGCACCACCCCCCAGCTGAGATTGCCAAAGAGGGGCGCCTGGAGGCCCTGCTGGATGAGTGTGCCAACCCAAAGAAGAGGTACGGCCGATTCCAGGCCGCCAAGGAGCTGCGGGAGTACCTTGCACAGCTCAGTAACAACGTCAGGTAG